In the Thermodesulfovibrio yellowstonii DSM 11347 genome, one interval contains:
- a CDS encoding DUF4198 domain-containing protein, producing the protein MKRFSTFLISIIAVLFFTGIAFAHFGIILPSDDIIGEKDPKKITLKVYFMHPFEQEWLNMEKPKAFGVMLGDEKTDLLNTLINKKIKGRNIWETQFTIKRPGDYIFYLEPEPYWEPAEEKFIVHYPKVVVQALGKEEGWDKEVGLPIEIVPLTRPYGLWAGNVFQGVVKVNGKPLPFAEVEVEYFNEGVKVKAPKESYITQVIKADANGVFTFGIPKAGWWGFAALTEAPYKLKKDGKEYPVEIGGIIWIKAREIK; encoded by the coding sequence ATGAAGAGATTTTCAACTTTTTTAATCAGCATCATTGCTGTTTTATTTTTCACAGGAATAGCTTTTGCTCATTTTGGAATAATTCTGCCTTCTGATGACATCATTGGTGAGAAAGACCCAAAGAAAATTACTCTTAAGGTTTACTTCATGCATCCTTTTGAACAAGAATGGCTAAATATGGAAAAGCCAAAGGCATTTGGAGTCATGCTTGGAGATGAGAAAACAGACCTGCTTAATACGCTTATAAACAAAAAAATAAAGGGCAGAAATATTTGGGAAACTCAATTTACAATTAAACGTCCTGGGGACTACATCTTTTATCTTGAACCAGAGCCTTACTGGGAACCTGCAGAGGAAAAATTTATTGTCCACTATCCAAAAGTCGTGGTGCAGGCATTAGGCAAAGAAGAAGGATGGGACAAAGAAGTAGGACTTCCAATTGAGATTGTTCCACTTACAAGACCTTATGGTCTTTGGGCTGGAAACGTTTTTCAGGGAGTTGTAAAGGTTAATGGAAAGCCGCTTCCTTTCGCAGAGGTAGAAGTTGAATATTTTAATGAGGGGGTAAAAGTAAAAGCACCAAAGGAGTCTTATATAACGCAGGTTATAAAGGCAGATGCAAATGGAGTTTTTACCTTTGGTATACCAAAAGCTGGCTGGTGGGGATTTGCTGCATTGACTGAAGCACCATATAAGCTTAAAAAAGACGGAAAAGAATACCCAGTTGAAATAGGAGGGATTATTTGGATTAAGGCAAGGGAGATAAAATAA
- the cbiQ gene encoding cobalt ECF transporter T component CbiQ, whose protein sequence is MHLEEFSEGNSFLHKADPRVKILVFALFSILCAISSGIKTPMLYLFYSLTLLLITRIKAKPLISRLLAANFFIAFIWLFIPLSYPGNPYITLGFIKISHEGINYALSITIKCNAIIIATITLLSTSSVFSLAHAMLHLKMPKKLVTVFFLFYRYITVIHEEYLKIKRAVALRGFIPKTNLHTYKTYAYIVGGMLIKSYERAEEIYRAMLCRGFQGFFPLFEHFQIRKSDIIFGVISTAIFILFWVKS, encoded by the coding sequence ATGCATCTTGAAGAGTTCTCAGAGGGAAATAGCTTTCTTCACAAAGCAGACCCAAGAGTAAAAATTTTGGTTTTTGCTTTATTCAGTATACTCTGCGCGATATCATCAGGTATAAAAACACCAATGCTTTATCTTTTCTACTCATTAACTCTTCTTTTAATTACCCGAATTAAAGCAAAACCCTTAATTTCAAGACTTCTCGCAGCGAATTTTTTCATTGCTTTTATATGGCTTTTTATTCCTCTAAGCTACCCTGGAAATCCTTATATTACTTTAGGCTTCATAAAAATCAGCCATGAGGGAATTAACTATGCTCTTTCAATCACTATTAAATGCAATGCCATAATTATTGCTACAATAACTCTTCTTTCAACATCCTCAGTGTTTTCTCTTGCTCATGCAATGCTTCATTTAAAAATGCCAAAAAAACTTGTTACAGTCTTTTTTCTTTTTTATCGCTATATTACTGTAATTCATGAAGAATATTTAAAAATAAAGAGAGCAGTTGCTTTAAGAGGATTTATTCCAAAAACAAATCTTCATACTTATAAAACCTATGCATACATTGTTGGTGGAATGCTTATAAAAAGCTATGAAAGAGCAGAGGAGATATACAGGGCAATGCTTTGCAGAGGTTTTCAGGGTTTTTTCCCATTATTTGAGCATTTTCAAATTAGAAAAAGTGATATAATATTTGGTGTTATTTCTACAGCAATTTTTATTTTATTCTGGGTTAAGAGTTGA
- a CDS encoding carbohydrate porin, with the protein MRKFLLFLIILLFPVSVYAVDITDKLSISGAATGVYQWLNKAQGDVHNKDRGSAVIDFNVSFKPTENDEFFLRASFAKGSGFHSENSGYPFKLSPNADDLFVDLRNMNGHSRDHLQELWYSHKFPIQKDISLKLTAGIIDSTTLIDDNAYAADEITQFMNEALVHNPLANLPSYDGGVAAEFEWDKFHVRLVGMRSKNDNEDMDVRHYNWFGAQVGYKLETPIGEGNYRVYAYTTNKRFENWDTDAYKALKGIGVSFDQQLIKDILGAFFRAGWQDDSAKVNYNRMYSIGLNLNGSVWGRKDDEVGVGYAYLKSPSKNEELNNSQVFEGYIKFKLFSYKSLSSDITFDYQYIRDKDRDSENTKAGNVYGVRLNFNF; encoded by the coding sequence ATGAGAAAGTTTTTGCTTTTTCTTATTATTTTACTTTTTCCTGTATCAGTTTATGCAGTAGACATCACGGACAAGCTATCTATTTCAGGGGCAGCAACGGGAGTTTACCAATGGTTAAACAAAGCTCAAGGGGATGTGCATAACAAAGACCGTGGTTCAGCAGTAATTGATTTTAATGTATCATTCAAACCAACTGAAAATGATGAATTTTTCCTAAGGGCAAGCTTTGCAAAAGGAAGCGGATTTCATTCAGAAAACTCAGGATATCCCTTTAAATTATCGCCAAATGCTGATGACCTTTTTGTTGACTTACGAAACATGAATGGGCACTCAAGAGACCATCTACAGGAGCTATGGTATTCCCATAAGTTCCCTATTCAGAAAGATATCTCACTAAAGCTTACTGCAGGAATAATTGACTCTACAACCTTAATTGATGACAATGCCTATGCAGCAGATGAAATAACTCAATTCATGAATGAAGCATTGGTTCACAATCCTCTTGCAAATCTTCCAAGCTATGATGGAGGTGTTGCAGCAGAGTTTGAGTGGGACAAGTTTCATGTGAGATTAGTTGGTATGCGTTCAAAAAATGACAATGAAGACATGGATGTAAGGCACTACAACTGGTTTGGAGCGCAGGTGGGATACAAACTTGAGACTCCTATTGGAGAAGGAAATTACAGAGTTTATGCATATACAACGAACAAAAGATTTGAAAACTGGGATACTGATGCATACAAGGCACTAAAAGGCATTGGAGTATCCTTTGACCAGCAATTGATAAAGGATATATTGGGAGCTTTTTTCAGGGCAGGATGGCAGGATGACTCTGCAAAAGTAAATTATAACAGAATGTATTCAATTGGATTAAATCTCAATGGAAGTGTATGGGGAAGGAAAGATGATGAAGTAGGAGTTGGTTATGCCTATCTTAAGAGTCCATCAAAGAATGAAGAACTCAACAACAGTCAGGTTTTTGAGGGATATATTAAATTCAAGCTATTCAGTTATAAATCTCTTAGTTCAGACATAACCTTTGATTATCAATATATCCGTGACAAAGATAGAGACTCCGAAAACACAAAAGCAGGCAATGTATACGGTGTTAGATTAAACTTTAACTTTTAA
- a CDS encoding SIMPL domain-containing protein — protein sequence MRRMILLIGFCIFVLGLTSLYAEEKDYDITRISITLEERKELMPDILSMTVGVNANAAKETEVINMLGSIDKAIRVLNLNYKGGSYSVYKNCWWEKDKRKCSGYKGELGYSFELKDSKEQNKILEVIDEFKEKYGEKLNYTVSHPQWLISEKKAKETENELKLEIIDTAVNFAKKAGEKLGRKCSISNINYDVRRPIWEPPVFYKTAPMMEKAMIEAPEPKKEDKVVNVKASVGLVCK from the coding sequence ATGAGAAGGATGATATTATTAATCGGTTTTTGTATATTTGTGTTAGGTTTGACCTCATTGTATGCTGAAGAAAAGGATTATGATATAACTCGTATTTCTATAACTCTTGAAGAAAGAAAAGAACTAATGCCTGATATTCTCAGCATGACTGTTGGAGTTAATGCTAATGCAGCTAAGGAGACAGAGGTTATAAACATGCTTGGTAGCATTGATAAAGCTATAAGAGTTCTTAATTTAAACTACAAGGGAGGAAGTTATTCAGTTTATAAAAACTGCTGGTGGGAAAAAGATAAAAGAAAATGCTCTGGATATAAGGGAGAACTTGGCTATTCCTTTGAGTTAAAGGATTCAAAGGAACAGAATAAGATTCTTGAGGTGATTGATGAGTTTAAAGAAAAATATGGTGAAAAACTGAATTACACTGTCTCCCATCCTCAATGGCTTATTTCAGAGAAAAAAGCTAAGGAGACAGAAAACGAACTTAAACTTGAAATAATTGATACGGCAGTTAATTTTGCAAAGAAAGCAGGAGAAAAGCTTGGCAGAAAATGTTCAATTTCAAATATTAATTATGATGTGAGACGACCTATATGGGAACCACCTGTATTTTATAAAACTGCTCCCATGATGGAGAAAGCCATGATTGAAGCTCCAGAACCTAAAAAGGAGGATAAAGTAGTTAATGTAAAAGCTTCGGTAGGATTGGTATGCAAGTGA
- a CDS encoding Crp/Fnr family transcriptional regulator encodes MSDSEVIKILKEMPIFQNLSDEHLLLISKGFSINKVKEGKFIFYQSEESTDLYIILDGAVKACLLDPEGKELILNIFKKGDFFGELSLLDGKPRSATVIALKDSVVGILKREQFLTLLKNNPMIAISLLSALVERIRMTDEMLGAMAFLDVSRRILKYILNIAQKEGEKTEEGYIKINKITHRELASCTGASREAVTKALKILKFKGIIFEKNGHFFISPDIEI; translated from the coding sequence ATGTCAGATAGTGAAGTTATTAAAATTTTAAAAGAAATGCCTATTTTTCAAAACCTTTCAGATGAACATCTTTTGCTTATTTCCAAAGGTTTTAGCATAAATAAAGTAAAAGAAGGGAAGTTTATCTTTTATCAATCAGAGGAAAGCACAGACCTTTATATTATTCTTGATGGCGCTGTTAAAGCATGTCTTTTAGACCCTGAAGGCAAAGAGCTCATTCTTAACATATTTAAAAAAGGTGACTTTTTTGGAGAATTAAGTCTTCTGGATGGTAAACCTCGCTCTGCAACAGTTATTGCTCTAAAGGATTCTGTTGTTGGCATTCTTAAAAGAGAGCAGTTTCTTACATTGCTCAAAAATAATCCAATGATTGCCATATCTCTTCTTTCAGCACTTGTTGAAAGAATAAGAATGACAGATGAGATGCTTGGTGCAATGGCATTCTTAGATGTAAGTAGAAGAATTTTAAAATATATTTTAAATATAGCTCAAAAAGAAGGAGAAAAAACAGAAGAAGGTTATATAAAAATAAACAAAATAACCCATAGAGAATTAGCTTCCTGCACAGGAGCATCTCGTGAAGCAGTTACAAAAGCTTTAAAAATTTTAAAGTTCAAAGGCATTATTTTTGAAAAAAATGGACATTTTTTTATATCACCTGACATAGAGATTTGA
- the cbiM gene encoding cobalt transporter CbiM, whose amino-acid sequence MHISEGVLSAPVLLTGAVLSLIGLTLGLRKIKNEDIPKVAVLSSAFFVASLIHIPIGPTSAHLVLNGLVGMLLGWAAFPSIFVALVLQALLFQFGGLTTLGVNTFAMAMPGVLLYYVFRKMLQKGKNLAFLGGFLGGFLALLVAAFFISIALMETEKSFVGIAGTLLVMHLPIALIEGIITGFVVVYLKKVKPEALIC is encoded by the coding sequence ATGCATATCTCAGAAGGAGTGCTTTCTGCGCCGGTTCTTCTTACCGGCGCTGTTTTATCCTTAATAGGACTTACCTTAGGATTAAGGAAAATAAAAAATGAAGACATCCCTAAGGTTGCGGTTCTTTCATCAGCCTTTTTTGTCGCATCTCTTATTCACATTCCCATAGGACCAACATCTGCACATCTTGTATTAAACGGACTTGTGGGAATGCTTCTTGGGTGGGCAGCCTTTCCTTCCATATTTGTAGCATTGGTGCTTCAAGCTCTTTTATTTCAATTTGGTGGACTTACTACCTTGGGTGTGAATACTTTTGCAATGGCAATGCCAGGAGTTTTATTATATTATGTTTTCAGAAAAATGCTACAAAAAGGCAAAAACTTAGCTTTTTTAGGTGGCTTTTTAGGCGGATTTTTAGCTCTGCTTGTAGCAGCATTTTTTATAAGTATTGCTCTGATGGAAACTGAAAAAAGTTTTGTAGGCATTGCAGGAACTCTTCTTGTAATGCATCTTCCAATTGCTTTAATTGAGGGAATTATTACAGGATTTGTTGTAGTATATCTTAAAAAAGTAAAACCGGAGGCATTGATATGCTAA
- a CDS encoding tetratricopeptide repeat protein gives MQVRKFIFIILIFILPVIAYAQPKSEAERLWELGDKAYKEKKYKEAIYYYEKSLALCGNDYECLASNYNGLGSSYEDMGDENKALFYYEKAIDVARKLGNKEWLADDLFLAGSIYYRKSLDYEKAFAYLEESRKLFTEIGAKDSLTIVLHELGKAALSLGKYEKALSSFNESLKLYREKGDENSVGANLSLIGLVYSKMGQLKKALSYFEEALKIAKKHNDPEGTSIVLREIADIYSDLYQRDRAISYYQEAIEIQKKNNLRKELGVTLNNLGSMYMDLAQYEKALQSYQEALKIAKEQNDLPTTATLFNNIGHVYAKFGRTDKAIMYYQQSLELEKRLKRPASLVYVLNNIGMEYFRVGKYDDALKYLKEALEIDKKLNNPHLLETRLNCIGAVYLKQGRYRDAEQIFLERKKLEDRIKPNRLLHAGLVEVYLKTGRYDEALKLANQIPPSWQDSKNRHIEYYTQVGLALKGKGNLQEAAVNLMNAIDLTEEMRQSVTERGQFFAGGGYYNRLTPYKAIISVMAEMAERGISLNLGKRIIFKYLTYVTYEQNPLSVAFYFSELTKARSLLEVIAGAKKGIEYTEIPQELKEEENRILQELSYLDSRWEDALKKGEQAVKELQTRREVLKRSLNELIDIFRKEYPRYAALNYPLPVHAEKLPLKENEVLLEYAVTDEATYLFVVRKGGVKRIIKINVARDNLEEMVKSFIEPMNLRKPDRFSVRDAKRLYDILLSEALKEVRADEKIVIVPDGILGLLPLEALVIKEGTNLKDSTYVADRYTITYYQSATILALNRVFKTPEPEKPLFALGNPVYAANDPRYIAWKQGKKETYFANLNQYALRGLAVKAKWGAVTEDEKSGRVEFPPLPETEDEVREIARIMGVKPEPPQILLSVMANETNLRKAGLEKYRYIHFATHASLPGIIQEVNEPFILLGQVENHGDDGFLTLSEVAAMMLNADMVVLSACVTGLGKEVEGEGVVNFARAFQQAGAKAVVVSLWEVASKPAVEYMKTFYNYLKSGKSRAEAMKLARAEIKTKYPSPFYWAVFIFHGEGDV, from the coding sequence ATGCAAGTGAGGAAGTTTATATTTATAATCCTTATCTTTATCCTACCAGTCATTGCCTATGCCCAGCCAAAAAGTGAGGCAGAAAGGCTATGGGAGCTTGGGGATAAAGCATATAAGGAAAAGAAATATAAAGAAGCAATTTACTATTATGAGAAATCTCTTGCTCTTTGTGGAAATGATTATGAATGCCTTGCCTCAAACTACAATGGACTTGGCTCTTCCTATGAAGATATGGGAGATGAAAACAAAGCCCTTTTTTATTACGAAAAGGCAATTGATGTAGCACGGAAGCTTGGAAATAAGGAATGGCTTGCTGATGACCTTTTTCTTGCTGGCTCAATATACTACAGAAAATCGCTGGATTATGAAAAAGCCTTTGCATACCTTGAAGAATCAAGAAAACTCTTCACTGAAATAGGTGCTAAAGATTCTCTCACAATAGTGCTTCATGAGCTTGGAAAGGCTGCTCTATCTCTTGGTAAATACGAAAAGGCTCTTTCAAGCTTTAATGAATCTCTTAAGCTTTATAGAGAAAAAGGAGATGAAAACTCAGTAGGAGCAAATCTTTCTCTGATTGGTTTGGTTTATTCAAAAATGGGACAGCTTAAAAAGGCTCTTTCTTATTTTGAAGAGGCACTGAAAATTGCAAAAAAACATAATGACCCTGAAGGCACATCAATTGTTTTAAGAGAAATTGCGGATATATACTCAGACCTTTACCAGCGTGATAGAGCAATCTCTTATTATCAAGAGGCAATTGAGATTCAGAAGAAAAATAACTTAAGAAAAGAACTGGGAGTGACACTTAACAATCTTGGCTCAATGTATATGGATTTAGCTCAGTATGAAAAAGCACTTCAGAGCTATCAGGAAGCATTAAAAATCGCAAAGGAGCAAAATGACCTACCAACAACTGCTACTCTTTTTAATAATATCGGACATGTATATGCAAAATTTGGTAGAACTGACAAAGCCATCATGTATTATCAGCAGTCACTTGAACTTGAAAAAAGATTAAAAAGGCCTGCATCACTTGTCTATGTTTTAAATAATATTGGAATGGAGTATTTCAGGGTTGGAAAGTATGATGATGCTCTTAAATATCTAAAAGAAGCTCTTGAAATTGACAAAAAACTTAATAATCCTCATCTTCTTGAAACAAGACTTAATTGCATTGGAGCAGTTTATCTAAAACAAGGTCGTTACAGGGATGCAGAACAGATATTTCTTGAAAGAAAAAAACTTGAGGATAGAATAAAACCAAACAGGTTGCTTCATGCAGGTCTTGTGGAAGTATATCTTAAGACAGGAAGGTATGATGAAGCATTAAAGCTTGCCAATCAAATACCACCTTCATGGCAAGACAGCAAAAACAGACACATTGAATACTACACACAGGTTGGGCTTGCCCTTAAGGGTAAAGGTAATCTACAGGAAGCAGCAGTTAATCTTATGAATGCGATTGATTTGACAGAAGAGATGAGACAGTCTGTTACTGAAAGAGGGCAATTCTTTGCTGGTGGAGGGTATTACAACAGGCTTACTCCATATAAGGCAATAATTTCAGTGATGGCTGAAATGGCTGAGAGAGGTATAAGTCTAAATCTTGGAAAAAGAATAATCTTTAAGTATTTAACCTATGTAACCTATGAGCAGAATCCTTTGTCAGTTGCCTTTTATTTCTCAGAACTCACCAAAGCAAGAAGCCTTCTTGAAGTAATCGCAGGTGCAAAGAAAGGGATTGAATATACCGAGATTCCTCAAGAATTGAAAGAAGAGGAAAACCGCATACTGCAGGAGCTTTCCTATCTTGACAGTAGATGGGAAGATGCATTGAAAAAAGGTGAGCAGGCTGTAAAGGAATTACAGACAAGAAGGGAAGTTCTTAAACGCTCGCTTAATGAATTAATTGATATTTTCAGGAAAGAATATCCAAGATATGCAGCCCTTAACTATCCTTTGCCTGTGCATGCAGAAAAATTGCCACTTAAGGAAAACGAAGTTTTGTTAGAGTATGCAGTTACAGATGAGGCAACTTATCTTTTTGTTGTAAGAAAGGGCGGTGTGAAAAGAATTATAAAAATTAATGTTGCCAGAGACAACCTTGAAGAGATGGTAAAGTCTTTCATAGAGCCAATGAATCTCAGGAAACCAGACAGATTTTCTGTCAGAGATGCTAAAAGGCTTTATGACATACTTCTTTCTGAAGCATTAAAGGAAGTAAGGGCAGATGAAAAGATAGTCATTGTGCCTGATGGAATACTTGGGCTTCTTCCTTTAGAAGCACTTGTTATAAAAGAAGGAACAAACCTGAAAGATAGCACATACGTGGCAGACAGATACACAATCACTTATTACCAGTCAGCAACAATCCTTGCATTAAACAGAGTTTTTAAAACTCCTGAGCCTGAAAAGCCACTTTTTGCATTGGGAAATCCTGTCTATGCCGCAAATGACCCAAGATACATAGCATGGAAGCAGGGGAAAAAAGAAACCTATTTTGCAAACTTAAACCAGTATGCCTTAAGAGGACTGGCAGTCAAGGCAAAATGGGGAGCAGTAACAGAGGATGAAAAATCTGGAAGGGTTGAGTTTCCTCCGCTTCCAGAGACAGAGGATGAAGTTAGAGAAATAGCACGCATTATGGGAGTAAAACCTGAGCCTCCACAGATTTTACTTTCAGTAATGGCAAATGAGACAAATCTTAGAAAAGCAGGGCTTGAAAAATATAGATACATCCATTTTGCAACCCATGCATCCCTTCCCGGAATAATTCAGGAAGTAAATGAGCCATTCATACTTCTTGGGCAGGTAGAAAATCATGGAGATGATGGATTCTTAACGCTAAGTGAAGTAGCCGCTATGATGCTCAATGCCGATATGGTGGTATTATCCGCATGTGTAACAGGTCTCGGTAAAGAGGTTGAGGGTGAAGGTGTGGTTAATTTTGCGAGAGCATTCCAGCAAGCAGGTGCAAAAGCTGTAGTTGTAAGTTTATGGGAAGTGGCAAGCAAACCAGCAGTGGAGTATATGAAGACATTTTATAACTATCTCAAATCTGGTAAAAGCAGAGCAGAGGCAATGAAACTTGCAAGGGCAGAGATAAAAACAAAATATCCAAGCCCCTTTTACTGGGCTGTGTTTATTTTTCATGGAGAGGGAGATGTTTAA
- a CDS encoding S-layer homology domain-containing protein — translation MEHLKFLIPCLIIALVFGCTPKEVVKCTLPEDNPEYHYLAGMRVLEEGKVDMAILKFERVLYCDEKFSKAYSGKAIAKAEKAKMIKDADIRKIEIERIEKDLKLAKKYAETISDEFDYYLAKIRVYTALKTKDWLEEGEKAYLNAIDLKVDETKLTYYQGKESAHYFMGVAYMNALDFEKAKDKFRAVLNSKTTGKWHEKAEKAWKKADKITRAMAGVTVGDVGKKIAVQESITRADLSALLVDELKIDSLFAGRIPIKSQIEKAKPEFIPADIINNPFKQEILTVLKLKIRGLEPKYDETVKAYLFKPEEVVKRGEMALILEDVLIKLTADEKIATAFLGHEKSPFLDVRTTSPIYNAVMNMVTRGIMEPELSGEFNPERAVNGAEAILAIRMLKQKLNIY, via the coding sequence ATGGAACATTTAAAGTTTTTAATCCCGTGTTTAATTATTGCCTTAGTTTTTGGATGCACTCCAAAAGAAGTTGTAAAATGCACACTTCCTGAAGACAATCCAGAATATCACTATCTTGCAGGGATGAGAGTTCTTGAAGAAGGTAAAGTAGATATGGCAATTTTAAAGTTTGAAAGAGTTCTTTACTGCGATGAAAAGTTTTCAAAGGCTTATTCAGGAAAAGCAATTGCAAAGGCTGAAAAAGCAAAAATGATTAAGGATGCTGATATAAGAAAGATTGAAATTGAAAGAATTGAAAAGGATTTAAAGCTGGCAAAAAAATATGCAGAAACTATCTCTGATGAATTTGACTACTATCTTGCAAAGATAAGAGTTTACACTGCCCTTAAAACAAAAGATTGGCTTGAAGAAGGGGAAAAAGCTTACTTAAATGCTATTGATCTAAAGGTTGATGAAACAAAGCTAACTTACTACCAAGGAAAAGAATCTGCCCATTACTTTATGGGAGTTGCCTACATGAATGCCCTTGATTTTGAAAAGGCAAAGGACAAGTTCAGAGCTGTTTTAAACTCAAAGACAACAGGAAAATGGCATGAAAAAGCTGAAAAAGCATGGAAAAAGGCTGATAAAATCACCCGTGCAATGGCAGGAGTGACAGTTGGAGATGTGGGTAAAAAAATTGCGGTGCAGGAAAGTATCACAAGAGCTGATCTTTCAGCTCTTCTTGTGGATGAGTTAAAAATTGACAGTCTCTTTGCTGGAAGAATTCCGATTAAGAGCCAGATTGAAAAGGCAAAGCCAGAGTTTATACCTGCTGATATAATCAATAATCCCTTCAAGCAGGAGATTCTAACAGTTCTTAAATTGAAAATAAGAGGGCTTGAGCCAAAATATGATGAAACAGTAAAGGCATATCTTTTTAAACCTGAGGAGGTTGTTAAAAGAGGAGAGATGGCTTTAATACTTGAGGATGTGCTTATTAAACTAACAGCAGATGAAAAAATAGCTACAGCATTTTTAGGACACGAAAAATCACCATTTTTAGATGTAAGAACAACATCTCCCATCTACAATGCTGTAATGAATATGGTTACCAGAGGGATAATGGAGCCAGAGCTTTCAGGAGAGTTTAATCCTGAAAGAGCAGTTAACGGTGCAGAAGCGATTCTTGCAATAAGAATGTTAAAACAAAAATTAAACATTTATTAG
- a CDS encoding energy-coupling factor ABC transporter ATP-binding protein produces MKTPIIKLRNISFSYDRRIVLNSLNLDVYEGDKIGLIGPNGSGKTTLLHIIMGLLKPQSGTIEIFGKIRNKEKDFIEVRQKIGFLFQDSDSQLFCPTVKEDIAFGPLNLGKTKKEAMEIVRDTCNILGLKDFEDRVTFKLSGGEKKLVALATIIAMKPICYLLDEPSSGLDENTTEKLLSYLKHNTKTYLIVSHDRDFITKATDKVYTLDSGKILF; encoded by the coding sequence TTGAAAACACCAATTATAAAACTAAGAAATATCTCCTTCAGCTATGACAGAAGGATAGTCTTAAATTCCCTAAATCTTGATGTATATGAGGGAGATAAAATAGGCTTAATTGGACCTAATGGCTCTGGGAAAACAACACTCCTTCATATTATAATGGGGCTTCTTAAGCCTCAATCAGGAACTATAGAGATATTCGGAAAAATACGAAATAAAGAAAAAGATTTCATTGAAGTAAGACAGAAAATAGGTTTTCTTTTTCAGGATTCAGATAGTCAGCTCTTTTGTCCTACAGTTAAGGAAGATATAGCCTTTGGTCCCTTAAATCTTGGAAAGACAAAAAAAGAAGCAATGGAAATAGTAAGGGACACATGCAATATCTTGGGCTTAAAAGATTTTGAAGACAGAGTTACTTTTAAACTTTCAGGAGGGGAGAAAAAACTTGTTGCCTTAGCAACAATTATTGCGATGAAACCAATATGCTATCTATTGGACGAACCTTCTTCAGGGCTTGATGAAAATACAACAGAAAAACTTTTGAGCTATTTAAAGCATAATACAAAAACTTATCTAATTGTTTCTCATGACAGAGATTTTATAACAAAAGCAACAGATAAAGTCTATACATTGGATAGCGGAAAAATTTTATTTTAA
- a CDS encoding lipoprotein gives MTKKILIPLFILFLLQSCSWITDFYVLNSSKSPIVITFKQPKSPETTPYLEKLKAKSLELYQKMKPTPCPLEKDIKNGKYPEICDEDFKNCRTSNPTEYKFDREECSLELTLESNQAVKLFSICCSYTGVIDEKEDIKNISQSAEGDTISLIIKSFASTTQYKGIELMRAFKKQKRQDMF, from the coding sequence ATGACTAAAAAAATTTTGATCCCTCTTTTTATTCTGTTTTTACTTCAATCCTGTTCATGGATAACGGATTTTTATGTGTTAAACAGTTCAAAAAGTCCAATAGTAATTACATTTAAACAACCTAAATCTCCTGAAACAACTCCTTATCTTGAAAAATTAAAAGCAAAAAGTTTAGAACTTTATCAGAAAATGAAACCCACACCATGTCCACTGGAAAAGGACATAAAAAATGGAAAATACCCAGAAATATGCGATGAGGATTTTAAAAATTGTAGGACATCAAACCCAACAGAATATAAATTTGATAGAGAAGAATGCTCATTGGAACTTACCTTAGAGAGTAATCAAGCAGTTAAATTATTTAGCATTTGTTGTTCCTATACAGGTGTTATAGATGAAAAAGAAGACATCAAAAATATCAGCCAATCTGCTGAAGGAGATACCATAAGTCTTATAATCAAATCCTTTGCCAGTACAACTCAATATAAAGGCATAGAGTTGATGAGGGCTTTTAAAAAACAAAAAAGACAAGATATGTTTTGA